A window from Fervidicoccaceae archaeon encodes these proteins:
- a CDS encoding complex I subunit 5 family protein, with protein MDASQVHYLISSTLALSLLIVVVASMLAKRERSVSITASFMFLPLILVTSIQLFIGGRSGYLDGAFLSGSFLGEFNFLLDYISGPISITVLVVSMIIAIYAYPYMSRKLKEEGEEVLSGLKLFYLLYYIFAISMYASVISTNLVEFYLFLEVGLISSFILINNYGYGDRRKIALLYLVWTHIGAVLFLVGSLAFGYYEGSFNVFLSNGKIISLNGISYEVAKLIFALMLIGLLVKAAAFGFHLWLPYAHAEAPTPISALLSPLLIGIGPYVILRFLIPLFPEQFNSVRVILAIWGTITIIYGGLNALYERDFKRFLAYSSISQMGYLIVAAASGNIFGYAGLILHYIAHAFGKAVLFGSAGSIIYHENELRDIRNMGGMLRALPLTGNSALIGFFTITGMPPTVGFWSELFIVRGSVDAFSAAGNVGWLVLFLLFIGFSISISYSFYNYKRIFQGPPKFEKTKENHLIVGTLIALSIASVILFVIAPAYANALVGYLKSYYASVGGVYG; from the coding sequence ATGGATGCATCCCAAGTTCACTATCTAATATCATCCACTCTCGCACTCTCGCTTCTCATTGTTGTAGTAGCTTCAATGCTAGCAAAGAGAGAGAGAAGTGTGAGCATAACAGCATCATTCATGTTTCTCCCCCTAATTCTGGTCACATCAATTCAATTATTCATTGGAGGAAGAAGCGGCTATCTCGATGGAGCATTTCTCAGCGGAAGCTTTCTTGGAGAATTCAATTTCCTCTTAGACTATATTTCCGGCCCTATTTCAATTACAGTGCTTGTAGTGTCCATGATCATTGCAATTTACGCATATCCATATATGAGTAGAAAGCTGAAAGAAGAGGGAGAGGAGGTTCTTTCAGGCCTGAAGCTGTTCTATCTTCTGTACTATATATTTGCCATATCCATGTACGCTAGCGTTATCTCCACTAACTTGGTTGAATTTTATCTCTTCCTAGAGGTAGGACTGATATCAAGCTTCATCCTGATTAATAACTATGGATATGGAGATAGGAGAAAAATAGCTCTACTATATCTTGTTTGGACCCACATTGGAGCAGTTCTATTTCTCGTAGGTTCTCTTGCTTTTGGATATTATGAAGGAAGCTTCAACGTATTTCTGTCGAATGGGAAAATAATTTCTCTAAACGGTATATCCTATGAAGTTGCGAAATTGATTTTTGCCCTAATGCTCATAGGTCTTCTTGTTAAGGCAGCAGCTTTTGGATTTCATCTTTGGCTCCCATACGCCCATGCCGAAGCTCCTACCCCCATAAGTGCTCTCCTCTCTCCCCTTCTAATAGGAATTGGCCCGTACGTGATCCTTCGCTTCCTCATTCCATTATTTCCAGAACAATTCAACAGTGTGAGGGTTATCCTAGCAATATGGGGAACAATAACCATTATCTATGGTGGGCTAAACGCACTCTATGAGAGAGATTTCAAGAGATTCCTAGCTTACAGCAGCATATCACAAATGGGATATTTAATAGTAGCAGCTGCAAGTGGAAATATTTTCGGATATGCTGGCCTCATACTTCACTACATAGCACATGCCTTTGGAAAGGCCGTTCTCTTCGGGTCCGCTGGATCTATTATTTATCATGAGAACGAGCTCAGGGATATAAGAAATATGGGGGGAATGCTCAGGGCTCTACCTCTTACTGGGAACTCGGCACTCATAGGATTCTTCACAATAACCGGGATGCCTCCAACTGTTGGATTTTGGAGCGAGCTCTTCATAGTAAGAGGATCGGTTGATGCTTTTTCAGCAGCAGGAAATGTGGGCTGGCTTGTGCTATTTCTGCTCTTCATAGGATTTTCCATATCAATATCGTATTCTTTCTATAACTACAAAAGAATATTCCAGGGTCCACCCAAGTTTGAGAAGACGAAAGAAAATCATCTTATAGTTGGAACTCTTATAGCCCTCTCCATAGCATCAGTAATTCTTTTTGTAATTGCCCCGGCATATGCTAACGCTCTTGTGGGATATCTGAAAAGCTATTATGCTTCCGTGGGAGGTGTGTATGGGTGA
- a CDS encoding NADH-quinone oxidoreductase subunit J — protein MSLLGSIPTLSIYFSIASIVFVSGALAALMIKEKSLVYNAFMLAGIGISVSALIAFLGYQVIAAAQLIVYVGASVMFFIVSLSMMGDQRVKSESIYKPLIISVIAFIVFYFLLTTVMEQLGYEVGPTVITAATLSAFLAEDFTFQLFIISAAFLFTAISAIYIAKRKGDSE, from the coding sequence ATGAGCCTATTAGGTAGCATACCTACCCTGAGCATATATTTCAGCATAGCTTCAATAGTATTTGTATCCGGGGCTCTGGCAGCCCTCATGATAAAGGAAAAATCTCTCGTTTATAATGCCTTCATGCTCGCAGGAATAGGCATCTCAGTTTCAGCTCTTATAGCTTTTCTTGGATATCAAGTAATTGCGGCAGCACAGCTCATAGTATATGTTGGAGCATCTGTCATGTTCTTCATAGTTTCGCTCTCAATGATGGGAGATCAGAGAGTGAAGTCAGAATCTATCTATAAGCCTCTAATCATTTCAGTTATTGCATTTATAGTGTTCTACTTCCTGCTCACAACGGTTATGGAGCAGTTAGGCTACGAGGTTGGACCAACTGTGATTACTGCTGCAACTCTGTCTGCTTTCCTAGCAGAAGACTTCACTTTTCAACTTTTCATTATATCTGCCGCATTTCTGTTCACGGCCATTTCTGCAATCTACATAGCAAAGAGGAAAGGTGATAGTGAATGA
- a CDS encoding NADH-quinone oxidoreductase subunit D, with product MGQASEIGGGILSKRIDDRTMILFFGPQHPSSGHMRIIVKLDGDIIVESDPDLGYVHRTMEKLSESKEWIKNSVLFERLAILDAGNVTQAYIIALEKLLGIEVPPRALYLRTILSEINRISSHLYGMGIFAIMIGSSTGYMWFFGDREIMVQLAERITGSRLTHSYHIPGGVRRDVSPAFFEELERGLNYIERRLKDYEVMFVNNPIIRSRLENVGVLSKERAIELGVTGPNLRASGVSYDVRVEEPYGAYSFVDFEVPVYREGDALARTFQRFDEIRQSISILRQLMKSIPEGPVLNEKYLKLFTSKMKDVLNAERRVKLPSLFANLRPPPGRSYGRVEEGRGEIFFYIESTGDPRPYRVRVVTPSFRNSILFKYLPVGERLADLPAIYGSIDYFPPEADR from the coding sequence GTGGGCCAAGCAAGTGAAATAGGAGGAGGAATTCTAAGCAAAAGAATAGACGATAGGACGATGATCCTATTCTTCGGTCCTCAGCATCCCAGCAGCGGACATATGAGAATAATTGTGAAGCTGGACGGAGACATAATTGTTGAGAGCGATCCAGACCTAGGCTACGTTCACAGGACTATGGAGAAGCTAAGTGAAAGCAAGGAATGGATAAAGAATTCAGTTCTCTTTGAGAGGCTGGCTATTCTGGATGCTGGCAACGTAACGCAGGCATATATCATTGCCCTGGAGAAGCTTCTCGGTATAGAAGTTCCTCCAAGAGCTTTATATCTTAGAACCATCCTCAGCGAGATAAACAGAATATCCAGTCATCTCTATGGGATGGGGATATTTGCCATAATGATAGGATCTTCAACTGGATATATGTGGTTCTTTGGAGATAGAGAAATAATGGTACAGCTTGCGGAGAGAATAACTGGATCGAGATTGACACATAGCTATCACATTCCTGGAGGCGTTAGGAGGGATGTTTCTCCAGCTTTCTTCGAGGAGCTGGAAAGAGGATTAAATTATATTGAGAGAAGGCTGAAGGACTATGAGGTAATGTTCGTCAACAATCCAATAATAAGGAGCAGGCTTGAGAATGTGGGTGTCCTGAGCAAGGAGAGAGCCATAGAGCTCGGAGTAACTGGTCCAAACCTACGAGCGAGCGGAGTGAGCTATGATGTCAGGGTCGAAGAGCCTTATGGGGCTTATTCCTTTGTTGATTTCGAGGTTCCTGTTTACAGAGAGGGAGATGCTCTTGCTCGAACTTTCCAGAGATTCGATGAGATAAGGCAAAGCATATCAATACTTAGACAGCTCATGAAGTCAATTCCAGAAGGTCCTGTACTCAATGAAAAGTATCTAAAGCTGTTCACCAGTAAAATGAAAGATGTATTAAATGCAGAGAGAAGAGTCAAGCTTCCATCTCTCTTCGCCAACTTGAGACCTCCTCCAGGTAGATCATATGGGAGAGTTGAGGAGGGAAGAGGAGAGATATTCTTTTACATTGAGAGCACTGGAGATCCCAGGCCATACAGAGTCAGAGTTGTCACTCCATCCTTCAGGAACTCAATCTTGTTCAAGTATCTTCCAGTGGGCGAGAGGTTGGCAGATTTGCCTGCCATTTATGGAAGCATAGACTATTTTCCGCCGGAGGCTGATAGGTGA
- a CDS encoding NADH-quinone oxidoreductase subunit I → MGGKYVEKSVSTRNLSLLSKARNHLKAIMLGAKLFIRPIRITYRYPIVKEIPQEGYRGFIVLDDQKCIGCSLCARICPASAMKMFQPQEKKLRPAINYERCVFCGYCVDICPENALKHARTHDVVFESGESMLYIGEKFTVDPDTQLLTGNVRMYRVKVDDKRGLIYEPIR, encoded by the coding sequence ATGGGAGGAAAATACGTTGAGAAGAGTGTTTCTACTAGAAATCTCTCTTTGTTGAGCAAGGCCAGAAATCACTTAAAGGCAATAATGCTTGGGGCGAAGCTGTTCATAAGGCCGATAAGAATAACCTATAGATATCCAATAGTTAAGGAAATTCCACAGGAGGGATATAGAGGCTTCATTGTACTTGATGACCAGAAGTGCATAGGATGCTCCCTCTGTGCCAGAATATGTCCGGCATCAGCAATGAAGATGTTTCAACCGCAGGAAAAAAAGCTCAGGCCGGCGATAAACTATGAGAGATGTGTTTTCTGCGGATATTGCGTAGACATATGTCCTGAAAATGCCCTGAAGCATGCCAGAACTCACGATGTGGTTTTCGAAAGCGGAGAAAGCATGCTCTACATAGGAGAGAAGTTCACAGTTGATCCTGATACCCAATTGCTCACAGGAAATGTTAGGATGTATAGAGTAAAAGTTGATGACAAGAGGGGATTAATCTATGAGCCTATTAGGTAG
- the nuoH gene encoding NADH-quinone oxidoreductase subunit NuoH: MLEGVIIFLKNLILWPPIFYLLIAPGLITILIALIILIWAERKIAGRIQMRYGPLEISPKIGGAIQLLADLMRYTFQEIIIPRTADTLPYLIAPIAGFVISLLPVASIPISPIYLPSPMNNSIFVALAITTLAPIFSILAAWASNNKFSLIGGARESFLIAAYELIIILSAVGAVIIYGTSNFIEAVSAQQKIWGIIINPIAAVAFYVAVLMATGRFPFDIAEAEAEIVMGAYTEYSGLLYGLSMGISYTRMFVYNLIFTLLFLGGWYPLIALPGHAFISNVILPGTIVVLKTIVVSLTMVFTRAIYGRLRIDQALGGAWKFWFFVAVAGLIWGSAFVAIQQVI, translated from the coding sequence ATGCTTGAAGGTGTGATCATCTTTCTGAAAAATCTAATTCTATGGCCTCCAATTTTCTATTTACTCATAGCCCCAGGCCTCATAACGATTCTCATAGCTCTAATCATTCTCATTTGGGCTGAGAGAAAAATTGCTGGAAGGATCCAGATGAGATATGGTCCGCTGGAAATCTCCCCAAAAATAGGAGGAGCAATCCAGCTGCTTGCCGATCTCATGAGATATACATTCCAGGAGATAATCATTCCAAGAACAGCCGATACACTTCCATATCTAATAGCACCAATAGCAGGATTTGTCATTTCCCTACTTCCAGTGGCCTCTATACCCATTTCTCCAATATATCTTCCATCACCAATGAACAACTCAATTTTTGTAGCTCTTGCAATTACCACACTGGCTCCAATTTTCAGCATATTGGCGGCGTGGGCCAGCAATAACAAGTTCTCGCTAATAGGCGGAGCAAGGGAAAGCTTTCTGATCGCAGCTTATGAGCTCATAATAATCCTCTCAGCAGTTGGAGCAGTCATTATCTACGGAACATCCAATTTTATAGAAGCAGTTTCAGCGCAGCAAAAGATCTGGGGGATAATTATAAATCCCATTGCAGCTGTTGCGTTCTATGTAGCTGTTCTGATGGCGACTGGAAGATTTCCCTTTGACATAGCTGAGGCAGAGGCCGAAATAGTTATGGGTGCTTATACTGAATACAGCGGTTTGCTCTATGGGTTGAGCATGGGCATTTCCTATACAAGAATGTTCGTCTATAACTTGATATTCACACTTCTTTTCCTCGGAGGATGGTATCCGCTAATTGCCTTGCCTGGTCATGCATTCATTTCGAATGTCATTTTACCTGGAACAATAGTTGTTTTGAAGACAATAGTTGTATCCCTCACAATGGTGTTCACTAGAGCAATATACGGGAGGCTTAGAATAGATCAAGCACTTGGAGGAGCATGGAAGTTCTGGTTTTTCGTTGCTGTAGCAGGACTGATTTGGGGATCAGCATTTGTAGCAATTCAGCAGGTGATTTAG
- a CDS encoding prefoldin subunit beta translates to MAEKVPPEIEQIAQQLDELQEKYTLLTNQRVLLENEVKEISRVLEALQSLPQGSKVYRNVGNILFEEDREKLVKELEDRKSTDELIVEKYKKDEEELKKQIGALQERLKGLLTKYYQRAATATSRGAGPSSS, encoded by the coding sequence ATGGCAGAGAAGGTTCCCCCGGAAATTGAGCAGATAGCTCAACAGTTGGATGAACTGCAGGAGAAATACACGCTTTTGACAAATCAGAGGGTATTGCTAGAGAATGAGGTCAAGGAGATATCTAGAGTTCTCGAAGCTCTTCAATCTCTACCACAGGGCTCAAAAGTCTATAGAAATGTGGGGAATATCCTTTTTGAGGAAGACAGAGAAAAGCTGGTCAAAGAGCTTGAGGACAGAAAGAGCACGGATGAGCTAATTGTTGAGAAATACAAGAAAGATGAAGAAGAATTGAAGAAACAAATAGGGGCTCTTCAGGAAAGATTGAAGGGATTACTCACAAAATACTATCAGAGAGCTGCTACAGCTACGAGCAGAGGAGCTGGTCCTTCCAGCTCATAA
- a CDS encoding elongation factor EF-2 → MVKYKMVPDILKMMSNLEQVRNIGIIAHVDHGKTTTSDTLLAAAGIISQKVAGEALATDYLEVEQKRGITVKAANVSLYHEMDGKPYVINLIDTPGHVDFTGKVTRSLRVLDGAIVVVDAVEGIMTQTETVLRQALEERVRPLLFINKVDRLIKELKYTPNQIQQRFVEIIREVNKLIMSQAEPEFRDKWLLDPAKGQVAFGSAKEKWGFTIPVSMKTGLKLSDVIDAYNRGKEAIEELSRRVPVAEALLDMVIKFVPNPREAQRYRIPKIWKGDVSSPLGKAMLEADVNGPTVMLISDMRVDPHAGLVATGRLFSGKMESGKEVWLVNSKIPQRVLQVSLYMGPTREVADVISAGNILAVLGLDKARAGETVVDIAFKDEMAPFERLHYVSEPVVTVAVEPKNTKDLPKLIESLHRLSIEDPNLVVKINEETGEYLLSGMGPLHLEIALTFLKDNYGVEVTTSPPVIVYRESIRSVSDVFEGKSPNKHNKFYIGVEPLNDETIKLIQEGQVTNDQDFRDRAKILRDKASWDYDEARRIWLVDENINIFVDKTTGLQYLREVKDTILQAFRLAMKEGPLAAEPVRGVKVVLHDAVIHEDPAHRGPAQIYPAVRNAIFAGMLSARPTILEPIQKLDIRMPMSYLGNVTAILTKKRGKILNVTEAGDLTRLIAEIPVAESFDLASELRSATVGKAFWGLEFSRWAPVPDSILSDIVRKIRERKGLPPEPPKVSDFLSP, encoded by the coding sequence ATGGTAAAATACAAAATGGTGCCCGATATACTCAAGATGATGTCAAATCTTGAGCAGGTAAGGAACATTGGTATTATAGCACATGTGGATCATGGGAAGACAACAACTTCTGATACCTTGCTGGCAGCTGCTGGAATAATATCGCAGAAAGTTGCAGGAGAGGCACTTGCTACAGACTATCTTGAGGTTGAGCAGAAAAGAGGCATAACTGTGAAGGCAGCAAACGTCAGTTTGTATCATGAGATGGATGGAAAACCATATGTCATAAACCTTATAGATACACCAGGGCACGTTGACTTTACTGGGAAGGTCACCAGGAGCCTGAGAGTTCTCGATGGAGCAATAGTAGTAGTGGATGCTGTTGAGGGGATAATGACGCAAACAGAAACAGTTCTCAGACAGGCTCTCGAGGAAAGGGTTAGGCCTCTTCTGTTCATCAACAAGGTTGATAGACTGATAAAAGAACTCAAATACACGCCAAACCAGATTCAGCAGAGATTCGTAGAAATAATTAGAGAGGTAAACAAGCTGATAATGAGTCAAGCTGAGCCTGAATTCAGAGACAAATGGCTCCTTGATCCAGCAAAGGGACAGGTGGCATTTGGTTCTGCCAAGGAAAAATGGGGATTCACCATTCCCGTTTCAATGAAAACCGGCCTAAAGCTATCAGATGTGATTGATGCTTACAATAGAGGCAAGGAGGCAATAGAGGAGCTTTCCAGAAGAGTTCCCGTAGCTGAGGCCTTGTTGGATATGGTTATAAAATTCGTTCCAAATCCCAGGGAGGCGCAGAGGTACAGAATTCCAAAGATCTGGAAGGGGGATGTGAGCTCTCCTCTGGGCAAAGCTATGTTGGAAGCGGATGTCAATGGCCCAACAGTTATGCTGATCAGCGATATGAGGGTGGATCCCCATGCTGGGCTCGTGGCAACTGGAAGGCTTTTCTCTGGCAAAATGGAGAGCGGGAAAGAAGTATGGCTCGTGAACTCTAAAATTCCGCAGAGAGTTCTGCAGGTTAGCCTGTACATGGGTCCAACACGAGAAGTAGCCGATGTCATAAGCGCTGGGAACATTCTAGCCGTCCTTGGTCTAGATAAGGCAAGGGCAGGAGAAACTGTTGTGGATATAGCATTTAAAGATGAGATGGCCCCATTTGAGAGACTCCATTACGTTAGTGAGCCTGTTGTGACTGTAGCTGTAGAGCCGAAGAACACCAAGGATCTACCAAAGCTCATCGAAAGCCTACATAGGTTAAGCATAGAGGATCCAAACCTCGTTGTCAAGATAAATGAAGAAACAGGAGAGTACCTGCTTTCTGGAATGGGTCCCCTTCATCTGGAAATAGCTCTGACCTTTCTCAAGGACAACTACGGAGTGGAAGTAACCACTTCCCCACCGGTCATAGTATATAGAGAGAGCATAAGGAGCGTTAGTGACGTATTCGAAGGGAAGAGCCCAAACAAGCACAACAAATTCTACATAGGCGTGGAGCCTCTGAACGATGAAACAATAAAGCTGATACAGGAGGGACAGGTAACAAACGATCAGGATTTCAGAGACAGAGCAAAGATATTGAGGGACAAGGCATCATGGGACTATGATGAAGCAAGGAGAATCTGGCTGGTTGATGAAAATATAAACATATTTGTAGACAAGACGACTGGTCTGCAGTACTTGAGAGAAGTGAAGGACACAATTCTTCAAGCTTTCCGACTAGCAATGAAGGAAGGACCTCTGGCAGCAGAGCCTGTTAGAGGAGTGAAGGTTGTTCTTCATGATGCAGTCATCCATGAAGATCCAGCTCACAGAGGCCCAGCACAAATATATCCTGCCGTGAGAAACGCCATATTTGCAGGAATGCTCTCAGCAAGGCCAACCATACTGGAGCCCATTCAGAAGCTAGACATCAGAATGCCGATGAGCTATTTGGGCAATGTAACTGCGATCTTGACGAAAAAGAGGGGCAAGATATTGAACGTCACTGAAGCAGGGGATCTAACAAGACTAATAGCAGAAATTCCAGTAGCTGAATCGTTTGATTTGGCAAGTGAGCTGAGAAGCGCTACAGTAGGAAAGGCATTTTGGGGACTAGAATTCAGCAGATGGGCGCCAGTTCCAGATTCCATATTGTCAGATATTGTCAGAAAGATAAGAGAGAGGAAGGGTCTCCCACCAGAGCCTCCAAAGGTCTCTGATTTCCTCTCTCCATAA
- a CDS encoding NADH-quinone oxidoreductase subunit C — translation MSGESVGQAKESSQAKEAQIFVENPQEILSIARSLREKGYDHVISLSAVDYPKTNEIHVIIHVSSYSVKDLQPKVLEIRVRLDRKEPRMPSLIKIWPSVEFQEREAFEMFGINFEGHPDLRNILLDPEDFAGVHPLLKDFKVPEEDIMLRRREEVKSGPSK, via the coding sequence ATGTCAGGCGAATCTGTTGGTCAAGCAAAGGAATCAAGCCAAGCTAAAGAAGCACAGATCTTCGTTGAAAATCCTCAAGAAATTCTCTCAATCGCGCGCTCTCTCAGGGAAAAGGGATACGATCATGTGATATCTCTAAGCGCAGTTGACTACCCGAAGACCAATGAAATACATGTTATAATACACGTTTCCAGCTACAGCGTCAAGGATCTTCAACCAAAGGTTCTGGAAATAAGAGTGAGGCTCGATAGAAAGGAACCTAGAATGCCTTCTCTCATAAAGATTTGGCCCTCTGTTGAGTTCCAGGAGAGAGAGGCTTTTGAGATGTTTGGAATAAATTTTGAAGGGCATCCAGATCTGAGGAACATTCTCCTTGATCCTGAAGACTTTGCAGGAGTACATCCTCTTCTCAAGGACTTCAAGGTTCCAGAAGAGGACATCATGTTGAGGAGAAGGGAGGAGGTAAAGAGTGGGCCAAGCAAGTGA
- the nuoB gene encoding NADH-quinone oxidoreductase subunit NuoB, whose translation MGLKMALLSSLERTIKRITKPLLKPASPIIEWATKYSIWPVHFTTSCCGCEFAASYGPRLDTERLGSLPFTHVRNTNSIIIEGTITRKMAKALKVVYEQMPSPKFVVAMGACAIDGGIFFNSYNIVRPREILPIEVYIPGCPPRPEAVTNAVSTLQKRMTSLRLATKQVLQD comes from the coding sequence ATGGGATTGAAAATGGCTCTCCTATCATCGCTGGAAAGAACAATAAAAAGAATAACAAAGCCTCTGTTGAAGCCTGCCTCTCCGATTATAGAGTGGGCAACAAAATACAGCATATGGCCTGTTCACTTCACTACATCATGCTGCGGCTGCGAGTTCGCTGCCAGTTACGGCCCAAGGCTAGATACTGAGAGGCTAGGCTCGCTGCCATTTACTCATGTGAGAAACACTAATTCTATCATTATAGAGGGAACTATTACCAGAAAAATGGCAAAAGCTTTGAAGGTAGTTTATGAACAAATGCCTTCTCCAAAGTTCGTTGTTGCCATGGGAGCTTGTGCCATTGATGGGGGAATATTTTTCAATAGCTATAACATTGTTAGACCTAGGGAGATCTTGCCCATTGAAGTCTACATTCCCGGCTGTCCTCCAAGACCTGAGGCTGTTACGAATGCAGTGAGCACACTGCAGAAAAGAATGACAAGCTTGAGACTCGCTACTAAGCAGGTACTTCAAGATTAG
- a CDS encoding NADH-quinone oxidoreductase subunit K, giving the protein MSELLIELYKIAASLLLALGLGVVFSSRSLVKMMLGIEVMFNGSLLYLILIGTIYPYASAIFSLLSILIASAELLIAVSIVILYFRTHGEAEARGEIPEEAR; this is encoded by the coding sequence ATGAGCGAGCTTCTAATTGAACTCTATAAAATAGCAGCCTCACTTCTTCTAGCATTAGGACTTGGAGTGGTTTTCTCATCGAGGTCATTGGTAAAGATGATGCTCGGCATCGAAGTCATGTTCAATGGCTCGCTCCTCTATTTAATTCTAATAGGGACGATCTACCCTTATGCATCAGCAATATTTTCCCTTCTATCTATCCTAATTGCTTCTGCAGAACTTCTCATTGCCGTATCAATTGTTATTCTCTATTTCAGAACTCATGGAGAAGCTGAAGCAAGAGGAGAAATTCCAGAGGAGGCGAGGTGA
- a CDS encoding DHH family phosphoesterase, producing MRQKNYWRCSQINSVLEKELKDLATRNRNLVILTHKSADLDAIASSIALKSFFKMNGLKSSEEILLFFPMGISSDASNSLEKCQVNLNEENYRIEMEASLLKSSSIIIVDTASESQLPKEVVEAIMKNEDTFLIDHHSSNTLKQLVNSYYWDSISTSTSEIVAQILPTNAWNHKTLVLLLMGILADTSRFFRATSKTFELAGKISSLIDYERVRNCMGKGIEDRSLRIARLKALQRTTLADLDHLIISMTFVSSYEKEVADLLLRIGSDVSIVVSPKKEETRIILKFRSSLDDISKELIASVVEDIVKTRRAGHRDFLIFALEKGLSKNEAQKLISEIRKSLSKRASEKSH from the coding sequence ATGAGGCAAAAAAATTACTGGAGGTGCTCTCAGATAAACTCAGTACTGGAGAAAGAACTGAAGGATTTGGCGACGAGAAACAGAAACCTGGTGATATTGACTCACAAAAGCGCTGATCTTGACGCCATAGCATCTTCTATTGCTCTGAAGAGTTTTTTTAAAATGAATGGTTTGAAAAGCAGTGAGGAAATTTTACTCTTTTTTCCAATGGGCATTTCAAGCGATGCTTCTAATTCACTAGAGAAATGTCAAGTTAATTTGAATGAAGAAAACTATCGAATAGAGATGGAAGCATCCCTCTTGAAGAGCTCCTCAATTATTATTGTAGATACAGCATCCGAGTCGCAGCTGCCAAAGGAAGTAGTGGAGGCCATCATGAAAAATGAGGATACATTTCTAATAGATCACCATTCTTCAAACACTCTCAAGCAACTAGTCAACAGCTACTATTGGGATTCAATCTCTACATCAACATCGGAAATAGTCGCCCAGATCCTCCCAACCAATGCTTGGAATCATAAGACGCTTGTTCTCCTCCTTATGGGAATATTGGCAGATACTTCGAGATTTTTCAGAGCTACTTCTAAGACATTCGAATTGGCAGGAAAAATTTCTTCACTAATAGATTATGAGAGGGTAAGAAATTGCATGGGAAAAGGGATTGAGGATAGGTCGCTCAGGATAGCCAGACTCAAGGCTCTTCAGAGAACAACACTTGCTGATCTAGATCATCTCATTATTTCTATGACCTTTGTCAGCAGCTATGAGAAAGAAGTAGCAGATCTTCTTCTTAGAATTGGAAGCGATGTCTCCATAGTAGTTTCACCAAAGAAAGAAGAAACAAGAATAATCTTGAAATTTAGAAGCAGTCTGGATGATATATCGAAAGAATTGATTGCAAGCGTTGTTGAGGATATAGTGAAAACAAGGAGAGCGGGTCACAGGGACTTCCTAATATTTGCGCTGGAGAAAGGATTGAGCAAAAATGAAGCCCAGAAGCTTATTTCCGAGATTCGCAAATCTCTTTCCAAGCGTGCTTCGGAGAAATCTCATTGA